A stretch of the Denticeps clupeoides chromosome 6, fDenClu1.1, whole genome shotgun sequence genome encodes the following:
- the LOC114792511 gene encoding UDP-glucuronosyltransferase 2B31, with the protein MKVLIEGLHARGHNLTVIRPTSSWYITEKSHLYTTILVSDDVNTGDFFTRYLDILMDIQKGEVSPLQFLTIQLEFFYMISRAHQHTCDMVARIIEDKELIKRLLDEKYDLVLTDPAMAGGVVLAHYLKLPLVMNVRWITSGEGHFAVAPSPLSYIPVPGSGYSDRMTFIQRVKNMLFYSIILVQDRFVVGPHYKALCDKYFDEGCDIVTLIQSADIWLMRLDFVFDFPRPTMPNVIYMGGFQCKPSKPLPEDLEAFVQSAGEHGVIVMSLGTLVNGLPMYVAEEIAAVFAKLPQKVIWRHLGDSPSTLGNNTRLVTWMPQNDLLGHPQTKAFVAHGGTNGVQEAIYHGIPVLGIPLFFDQFDNLLRLQERGGALILELSKLSGHTFHETLQQVLHNPAYRSNMQRLSRLHRDQPTKPLDRALFWVEFVMRHKGAAHLRSESFRMPWYSYHSVDVLLVLLSMVLLLVLAAVAAVRYVCCGMCWKGKVKRE; encoded by the coding sequence ATGAAAGTCCTGATTGAGGGTCTGCACGCCAGAGGCCACAACCTCACCGTGATTAGACCGACTTCCAGTTGGTACATAACTGAGAAATCCCATCTCTACACGACCATCCTGGTCAGCGATGACGTGAACACCGGGGATTTTTTCACACGCTATTTGGACATTCTCATGGACATTCAGAAGGGAGAAGTCTCGCCGCTACAGTTCCTCACCATTCAGTTGGAGTTCTTCTACATGATCTCCAGGGCTCACCAGCACACCTGTGACATGGTGGCCAGAATTATTGAGGACAAAGAGCTAATTAAGAGACTGCTGGATGAAAAATATGACCTGGTCCTGACAGATCCGGCCATGGCAGGAGGTGTGGTGTTGGCCCATTACCTTAAACTGCCTCTGGTGATGAACGTCCGTTGGATCACGAGTGGGGAAGGCCACTTCGCAGTGGCTCCATCGCCTCTGTCCTACATCCCCGTCCCAGGATCAGGATACTCTGACCGGATGACCTTCATTCAGCGGGTGAAAAACATGCTCTTCTACAGCATCATCCTCGTCCAGGACAGGTTTGTGGTGGGCCCTCATTACAAAGCCCTTTGTGACAAATACTTTGACGAAGGGTGTGACATTGTCACCCTCATTCAGTCTGCAGACATCTGGCTGATGCGACTTGACTTTGTCTTTGACTTTCCTCGCCCCACCATGCCCAACGTTATCTACATGGGAGGGTTTCAGTGTAAGCCGTCCAAACCCCTCCCTGAAGACCTGGAGGCCTTCGTTCAAAGCGCAGGTGAGCATGGGGTCATTGTCATGTCGTTGGGGACGTTGGTCAATGGACTCCCTATGTATGTCGCTGAGGAGATCGCTGCCGTGTTTGCAAAGCTGCCACAGAAGGTCATCTGGAGGCATTTAGGGGACAGTCCGTCCACCCTGGGCAACAACACCAGGCTGGTTACTTGGATGCCCCAGAATGACCTCCTTGGGCATCCCCAGACCAAAGCCTTTGTTGCTCATGGAGGGACAAATGGAGTCCAGGAGGCCATTTACCACGGCATCCCTGTGCTGGGAATCCCTTTGTTCTTTGACCAGTTTGACAACCTCTTGCGGTTGCAAGAGAGAGGAGGCGCACTGATCCTAGAACTGTCCAAGCTGAGTGGACACACCTTCCACGAGACCCTGCAGCAGGTGCTTCACAACCCCGCCTACAGGTCAAACATGCAGAGGCTGTCCAGGCTGCACCGAGACCAGCCCACGAAGCCTCTGGACAGAGCTCTGTTCTGGGTGGAGTTTGTCATGAGGCACAAGGGGGCCGCCCACCTCCGTTCCGAGTCCTTCCGGATGCCCTGGTATTCCTACCACTCGGTGGATGTTCTGCTGGTCCTGCTGTCCATGGTGTTGCTGCTCGTCCTTGCCGCCGTAGCCGCTGTTAGATATGTCTGCTGTGGAATGTGCTGGAAAGGAAAAGTCAAGCGTGAATAG